CCGCTCAGCATTGATTCCTAAGTTCTACACACAAGGAAACAAGTTTCAGGGTACTATCCAGAAATTTAAGAGAAACTGATTACTATCAGATATAAAACAGAAAAGGTCTCTACTGAGTAGAGACCTTTTCTGTTTTAGTCTTTTTGCGAGACATCTATGAGTTTTATTACCTCCAGGATTGTATTTACTGATCTGTAATAGAAGGAGTTATTTATCCGTCCATATTCGTCAGATACCTGGTGATAATCGGGATGATCTTCTACCCCAAAATATAAAAACGGAATTTTCTGCTCATAAAAAGCACCCTGATCGCTTTGTTTAATCCAGTTATCGGCAGCAGGCCCATCAGGATCGTCATGGCCCTGTATCAGGTTAACAGTGGCTTTCTTAGCAGCTGCATCTACCACCTGTTTCAGAAAGGGCTGCACTTTCACTCCACATACGTATAGTTCATTTTTATCATTATGGGCGATCATATCCATATTAAAATCCATCAGAATACGCTTTACTGGTGGGCGTTTTACAAATTCCTGTGCACCTTTTAAGCCCTCTTCCTCTGCATCTGCTGCCAGGAAAATCATGGTATGTTTTGGTGGATGTGTTTTGAAGTATTTGGCGATGGCGAGCAATCCGCCCACACCGGAGGCATTATCATCTGCACCGTTATAAATGCTGTCCTGGCCATTTTTATCTTTTGCGATCCCCAGATGATCATAGTGTGCGGAGATTACATATGCTTCTTCGTCTGCTGTTGCAGATGTACCAGGGATATACCCATACAGGTTGGTACCCATGATATTCTTTCCACCAAGGTCGAAGTAAAACGGGTATTCGTAGGTACTATGATATCCTGAAAGTCCTATTTCCTGAAAGCGCTTAATGATATAAAACTGCGCCATCCTGCTACCGGCAGTGCCTACACGACGGCCCTGGTAGGCGTCAGAGGAAAGCGTACTGATATCCTTCATCAGCCGGATGGAATCTACTTTTTCCTGCGCCTTTCCAGGCACTAAAAACAGTATACCCACAGCAAATAAGATCCATTTCATAGTACATAACATTTACTGCAATGTACAAGTTATTTCGGGTGGGGAGAGATTAGAATTTTGTTGGATTATTTCAGCAGCTGATAGGCGATAAAGCTACAGATGTAAGCCAGTGTTGTCATGTATACCAATTGTATCATCGGTATTTTCCATGAGTTGGTTTCTCTGCGTACAATCGCCATCGTACTCATACACTGCATGGCAAAAGCATAAAACAGCATCAGCGCAATACCTGTTGCCAGTGTATACATCGGCGTACCATCTGCCCTTTTTGCGGAAGCCATCTTTTCACGGAGTGTGGATTGGTTATCGTCCGGACTATCACCCACACTGTAGAGGGTGGCCATTGTTCCTACGAATACTTCTCTTGCAGCGAAGGAGGTTA
This window of the Chitinophaga sp. Cy-1792 genome carries:
- a CDS encoding M20/M25/M40 family metallo-hydrolase; its protein translation is MKWILFAVGILFLVPGKAQEKVDSIRLMKDISTLSSDAYQGRRVGTAGSRMAQFYIIKRFQEIGLSGYHSTYEYPFYFDLGGKNIMGTNLYGYIPGTSATADEEAYVISAHYDHLGIAKDKNGQDSIYNGADDNASGVGGLLAIAKYFKTHPPKHTMIFLAADAEEEGLKGAQEFVKRPPVKRILMDFNMDMIAHNDKNELYVCGVKVQPFLKQVVDAAAKKATVNLIQGHDDPDGPAADNWIKQSDQGAFYEQKIPFLYFGVEDHPDYHQVSDEYGRINNSFYYRSVNTILEVIKLIDVSQKD